Proteins found in one Miscanthus floridulus cultivar M001 chromosome 4, ASM1932011v1, whole genome shotgun sequence genomic segment:
- the LOC136551627 gene encoding uncharacterized protein, with amino-acid sequence MGLVFGVVTTLVVDMAFLIQANTYDELPDRWVQMEKLENHALFISLDRRNPAISCVNPERWGGKSNCVYVARLFDDANPEETWTALEVGQSVPHHCVFDIMMYGHTFPPEYRKISSLCLFPSLVYGASQ; translated from the exons ATGGGCTTGGTGTTTGGTGTTGTTACCACCTTGGTAGTTGACATGGCGTTTCTTATACAG GCAAACACATACGACGAGCTCCCAGATAGGTGGGTACAGATGGAGAAGTTGGAAAACCATGCGCTGTTTATTAGCCTGGATAGAAGGAACCCTGCAATTTCTTGCGTGAACCCTGAGAGATGGGGAGGAAAGAGTAACTGTGTTTACGTTGCCAGGCTATTCGATGATGCTAATCCTGAAGAGACTTGGACTGCGCTGGAGGTTGGTCAGTCAGTGCCCCACCACTGTGTATTTGACATCATGATGTATGGTCATACATTCCCACCAGAATACAGGAAAATCAGTAGCCTCTGCCTGTTCCCCAGTCTGGTTTATGGCGCCAGCCAGTGA
- the LOC136550653 gene encoding polygalacturonase-like: protein MARINAYSLALLLFCYFLSGAAEAAYNVAGFGANPDGRTDSSGAFASAWSAACLSREPATVHVPNGHFLLSRAAFTGPCSSRVTLQIDGTLVAPSGYTSGEDDGWIMFDHVDGHGEAPWACKAAGHGGCPSGATSLKVLNSRDVVISGLTSVDSELYHVVIDGCEGVTVQDVQIIAPGSSPNTDGIHVQASSQVTVTRTSIQTGDDCGHIPRQLKPESNTVTS, encoded by the exons ATGGCTCGCATCAATGCTTATTCCCTAGCGCTGCTGCTCTTTTGCTACTTTTTGTCAGGTGCAGCTGAAGCGGCGTACAATGTCGCCGGTTTCGGAGCGAATCCCGACGGCCGGACGGACTCGTCCGGGGCGTTCGCCAGTGCCTGGTCCGCCGCTTGCCTGTCACGGGAGCCGGCGACCGTGCACGTGCCGAACGGGCACTTCCTGCTTAGCCGTGCGGCCTTCACTGGCCCATGCTCCAGCAGGGTGACGCTTCAGATCGATGGTACGCTTGTTGCGCCATCAGGCTACACCAGCGGCGAGGACGACGGCTGGATCATGTTCGATCACGTCGACGGCCACGGCGAGGCGCCGTGGGCGTGCAAGGCTGCCGGGCACGGCGGGTGCCCCAGTGGAGCAACA TCGCTGAAGGTGCTGAACTCGAGGGACGTGGTGATCAGCGGCCTGACCTCGGTCGACAGCGAGCTGTACCACGTCGTGATCGACGGCTGCGAGGGCGTCACGGTGCAGGACGTACAGATCATCGCGCCGGGAAGCAGCCCCAACACGGACGGGATCCACGTGCAGGCCTCGTCCCAGGTCACGGTCACCCGGACCAGCATCCAGACCGGGGACGACTGCGGCCACATCCCACGTCAATTGAAGCCTGAGAGCAATACGGTCACATCGTAA